In Nostoc sp. GT001, a genomic segment contains:
- a CDS encoding 2-phosphosulfolactate phosphatase — MIFIILSFAIAPMIYNQSEFNLRCEWGPQGVAQLAPISDVVVIVDVLSFSTCVEIATNNGAIIFPYAYRDESAIDYAKSVQAELASHRQRWTTTGYSLSPKSVAEIPAGTRLVLPSPNGSFLTLHTGNTPTLAGCLRNCQAVAQFAQKYGGKIAVIPVGERWKEDGSLRPAFEDLIGAGAILSYLDGSLSPEAEVAVTTFQAFQQDLPGYLKKCSSGKELIERGFELDVELSAAFNISNCVPLFKDNSYVNVSSTNLSLP, encoded by the coding sequence TTGATTTTTATCATATTGTCTTTTGCGATCGCACCAATGATTTACAACCAATCAGAGTTTAATTTACGCTGTGAATGGGGACCACAAGGAGTTGCTCAACTTGCTCCTATCAGTGATGTAGTTGTGATAGTTGATGTTCTCTCTTTTTCTACCTGCGTGGAAATTGCCACCAACAACGGCGCGATAATTTTTCCCTACGCATATAGAGATGAATCAGCCATAGATTATGCCAAGTCAGTACAAGCAGAATTGGCAAGTCATAGACAACGTTGGACTACAACTGGATATTCTCTTTCACCAAAATCGGTAGCTGAAATTCCTGCTGGAACCAGACTAGTTTTACCATCACCTAACGGTTCTTTCCTGACTTTACATACAGGAAATACACCAACTTTGGCTGGCTGCTTGCGAAATTGCCAAGCTGTGGCGCAGTTTGCTCAAAAGTATGGTGGTAAAATCGCTGTGATTCCTGTAGGTGAGAGGTGGAAAGAAGATGGTAGCCTCCGCCCTGCATTTGAAGATTTAATTGGTGCTGGGGCAATTCTCAGTTATTTAGATGGCAGTCTATCACCAGAAGCCGAAGTCGCTGTGACAACATTTCAGGCTTTCCAGCAGGATTTACCAGGGTACTTGAAAAAATGCAGTTCGGGTAAAGAGTTGATTGAAAGAGGTTTTGAGTTAGATGTTGAACTATCCGCCGCCTTTAACATCAGTAATTGCGTGCCTTTATTTAAAGATAATTCCTATGTCAACGTAAGTTCGACGAACCTCTCTCTGCCTTGA
- a CDS encoding type II toxin-antitoxin system VapC family toxin, protein MWILDTDHLSLFQNSHPLVTQRIRQQNHENLAITVITFEEKVKGWLNVINKYSNQPSKYDKLIWGYKGLWDEIEYFKNIKLLEFDTKACNVYAELVKQKIRVGTQDLRIAAITLSVNGILVTRNRKDFEKVPNLRLEDWTIS, encoded by the coding sequence ATGTGGATATTAGATACAGACCATCTGTCGTTATTTCAAAATAGTCATCCACTAGTCACACAACGCATAAGACAGCAGAATCATGAAAATTTGGCTATAACAGTGATTACATTTGAGGAGAAAGTTAAAGGATGGCTGAATGTTATCAACAAATATAGTAATCAACCGTCTAAGTATGACAAATTAATATGGGGATACAAGGGATTATGGGATGAAATAGAATATTTCAAAAATATAAAATTACTTGAATTTGATACTAAAGCCTGTAATGTTTATGCTGAGTTAGTTAAGCAGAAAATTCGCGTTGGTACTCAAGATTTACGCATTGCTGCAATTACGTTGTCGGTGAATGGGATTTTAGTAACCCGCAACCGCAAGGATTTTGAGAAAGTTCCTAATTTACGTTTAGAAGATTGGACTATATCTTAA
- a CDS encoding type II toxin-antitoxin system VapC family toxin, giving the protein MRSLAFDEYAINCYEDLIRQRIRIGTQDLRIAAITLSVNGILVTRNRKDFEKVPNLRLEDWITS; this is encoded by the coding sequence GTGCGATCGCTAGCATTTGACGAGTATGCTATTAATTGTTACGAAGACTTAATTCGTCAAAGAATCCGCATTGGTACTCAAGATTTACGCATTGCGGCAATTACGCTGTCGGTGAATGGTATTTTAGTAACCCGCAACCGGAAGGATTTTGAGAAAGTTCCTAATTTGCGTTTAGAAGATTGGATTACATCTTAA
- a CDS encoding tetratricopeptide repeat protein, whose protein sequence is MAFINNDKAYFLRCAAHFKLKNYSEAVDDCNKAVKINPNNDEAYFLRGASHSMNRNMYQGMEDFRKAASLENEEAKEILKNIQQ, encoded by the coding sequence TTGGCGTTTATCAATAATGATAAAGCCTACTTTTTACGTTGTGCAGCACATTTTAAATTGAAAAATTATAGTGAAGCTGTAGATGACTGTAACAAGGCAGTTAAGATAAATCCCAATAATGACGAAGCCTACTTTTTACGAGGCGCTAGTCATAGTATGAATAGGAATATGTATCAAGGAATGGAAGATTTTCGGAAAGCTGCAAGCTTAGAAAACGAAGAAGCTAAGGAAATCCTCAAAAATATTCAACAATAG
- a CDS encoding class I SAM-dependent methyltransferase: protein MSDSQTVSAAVAKLYNTYPFPPEALLDEPPPGYNWRWNWLAAHNFCTGQKPQKQDIRILDAGCGTGVGTEYLVHLNPQASVVGIDLSTGALAVAKERCQRSGANRVEFHHLSLFDVEQLPGEFDLINCVGVLHHTPDPIRGIQALAKKLAPGGLMHIFVYGELGRWEIQLMQKAIALIQGDKKGDYRDGVQVGRQIFASLPENNRIVKYDKQRWSLENNKDEYFADMYVHPQEIDYNIETLFELIDASGLEFIGFSNPSFWDLERLLGKAPELVERAKELSDRQLYRLIELLDPEVTHYEFFLGRPPLIKADWSDDNALLAAIPELNPCLEGFPSQCFFNYDYQIVNLSVAEFEFMQRCDQNSAVAEILTNVELGLDEVRTLLQQQLILLTPA from the coding sequence ATGTCCGATTCCCAAACTGTTAGTGCTGCTGTTGCCAAACTCTACAATACCTACCCCTTTCCGCCCGAAGCTTTGTTGGATGAACCACCTCCAGGCTACAACTGGCGCTGGAATTGGCTAGCTGCTCATAACTTCTGCACAGGTCAAAAACCCCAAAAGCAAGATATTCGGATTTTAGATGCAGGTTGCGGTACTGGTGTGGGTACAGAGTACTTAGTTCACCTCAATCCTCAAGCTTCTGTTGTGGGAATTGACCTCAGTACTGGTGCTTTAGCTGTAGCCAAAGAACGTTGTCAGCGTTCAGGGGCTAACCGCGTTGAATTTCACCACCTCAGTTTGTTTGATGTGGAACAGTTACCGGGTGAGTTTGATTTAATTAACTGTGTTGGCGTTTTGCATCATACCCCCGATCCCATTCGTGGGATTCAAGCTTTGGCGAAGAAGTTAGCTCCAGGCGGCTTGATGCACATTTTTGTGTATGGGGAGTTGGGACGCTGGGAAATTCAACTCATGCAAAAAGCGATCGCACTTATTCAAGGTGATAAAAAAGGCGACTACCGCGATGGTGTCCAAGTCGGGCGACAAATATTCGCTTCTCTACCAGAAAATAACCGAATTGTCAAATACGATAAACAACGTTGGTCACTAGAAAACAACAAGGATGAATACTTTGCTGATATGTACGTTCATCCTCAAGAAATTGACTACAACATTGAAACGCTGTTTGAATTAATAGATGCTTCGGGATTGGAATTTATTGGTTTCTCGAATCCGAGTTTCTGGGATTTAGAGAGACTTTTGGGCAAAGCACCAGAGTTAGTAGAACGGGCAAAAGAATTGAGCGATCGCCAGCTTTATCGCCTGATAGAATTATTAGACCCAGAAGTAACTCATTACGAGTTTTTCCTCGGTCGTCCTCCTTTAATCAAAGCCGACTGGTCAGATGATAACGCTCTACTAGCAGCGATTCCCGAACTGAATCCTTGTCTTGAGGGATTTCCCAGTCAATGTTTCTTTAATTATGATTACCAGATAGTTAATTTATCTGTAGCAGAGTTTGAGTTTATGCAAAGATGTGATCAAAACTCCGCAGTTGCAGAGATATTGACAAATGTAGAACTGGGATTGGATGAGGTAAGAACCCTTTTGCAACAGCAGTTGATTTTATTGACACCTGCTTAG
- the bioB gene encoding biotin synthase BioB produces MVGIRYDWQELEIRAIYNTPLLELIYQAASVHRQYHDPTKIQVCKLISIKTGGCPEDCSYCAQSSRYKTEVKAQALLEKETIVNIAQKAKETGVSRICMGAAWREVRDNSQFEEVLEMVKDVTAMGLEVCCTLGMLTANQARKLEEAGLYAYNHNLDTSQEYYSTIITTRTYSDRLNTIENVRQTNVTVCSGGILGLGETVDDRVGMLQTLANLHPHPESVPINILSQVPGTPLENQPDVPIWDIVRMIATARILMPASDVRLSVGRARLSQVEQAFCFMAGANSIFSSDDNKMLTVTTPCPDYDTDREMLNLLGLGMRPPSQRQEKVTSPAVVG; encoded by the coding sequence GTGGTGGGAATACGCTACGATTGGCAGGAATTAGAGATTCGGGCGATATACAACACGCCATTGCTAGAGCTTATTTATCAAGCTGCTAGCGTGCATCGCCAATATCATGACCCAACAAAAATACAAGTTTGCAAGCTTATATCGATTAAAACGGGGGGTTGTCCAGAAGATTGTAGCTACTGCGCCCAATCTTCCCGCTATAAAACAGAGGTAAAGGCGCAAGCACTCCTAGAAAAGGAAACGATAGTTAACATTGCCCAAAAAGCTAAAGAAACTGGTGTTAGTCGCATTTGTATGGGTGCAGCTTGGCGCGAAGTCCGGGATAACTCACAATTTGAGGAAGTTCTGGAAATGGTCAAGGATGTGACTGCAATGGGTTTAGAGGTGTGCTGCACTCTGGGGATGTTGACGGCAAATCAGGCTAGGAAATTAGAAGAAGCCGGACTTTACGCCTACAACCATAACTTAGATACCTCACAGGAATATTACAGCACAATTATTACCACGAGAACATATAGCGATCGCTTGAACACAATTGAGAATGTCCGTCAGACAAATGTTACTGTCTGTTCTGGCGGTATCCTGGGTTTAGGCGAAACTGTAGATGACCGGGTTGGGATGTTACAAACTCTGGCAAACTTACATCCGCATCCAGAGTCTGTACCGATTAATATTCTTTCACAAGTACCAGGCACTCCCTTAGAAAATCAGCCTGATGTCCCCATTTGGGATATTGTGCGGATGATTGCCACAGCCAGAATTTTAATGCCAGCTTCCGATGTGCGTCTTAGTGTAGGCAGGGCGAGACTTTCTCAAGTTGAGCAAGCTTTCTGCTTTATGGCAGGAGCCAATTCTATCTTTTCTAGCGACGACAACAAGATGTTGACGGTGACAACTCCCTGTCCAGATTACGATACTGACCGAGAAATGCTGAATTTACTTGGTTTGGGAATGCGTCCGCCTTCCCAAAGACAGGAGAAGGTAACAAGTCCGGCTGTTGTAGGGTAA